Proteins encoded in a region of the Microbacterium neungamense genome:
- a CDS encoding ribosomal protein bL36, giving the protein MKVRASIKSLKNQPGAQVVRRRGVYVINKLNPRFKGRQG; this is encoded by the coding sequence ATGAAGGTCCGAGCCTCGATCAAGTCCCTGAAGAACCAGCCCGGCGCTCAGGTCGTGCGCCGCCGCGGGGTGTACGTGATCAACAAGCTGAACCCCCGGTTCAAGGGGCGGCAGGGCTGA
- a CDS encoding ABC-F family ATP-binding cassette domain-containing protein, whose translation MAHLLGAEGLHLEFPTRVVFDSVTVGVEEGDRIGIVGRNGDGKSSLLAMLAGRLEPDAGRVTVRGGTTIGVLDQADTLHDELTVGAAVVGDTPEHEWAGDARVRDVISGLLSDLDWDAPVAALSGGQRRRVALAALLAGDWDVIALDEPTNHLDVEAITWLAEHLKTRWARNAGALLVVTHDRWFLDEVCTATWEVHDRIVEPFEGGYAAYILQRVERDRMAAATEAKRQNLARKELAWLRRGAPARTSKPKFRIDAANALIADVPPVRDSVSLQSLAVARLGKDVVDLLDAGVAYGDREVLRDVEWRIAPGERTGILGVNGAGKSTLLGLVTGTVQPTSGRVKRGKTVQVRTLTQRLDELEEVWDEPVRTVVGRLRTSYTFGAGSKAQELTPGQLLERLGFSSAQLSTPVKDLSGGQQRRMQLLLVLLDQPNVLILDEPTNDMDTDMLAAIEDLLDSWPGTLIVVSHDRYFLERVTDQQYAILPGPDGVGRLRHLPGGVDEYLRLRALEVRSSGEQRGDQITSAESQPRPGLEGAARRTAEKELAALERRMQKLNDQIDRAKHALADHDQSDYAGLGEKMKAIQAQQDEVEELELRWFELTEKLG comes from the coding sequence ATGGCACATCTTCTGGGAGCCGAGGGGCTCCACCTCGAGTTCCCCACCCGCGTCGTCTTCGACTCCGTGACCGTCGGCGTCGAGGAGGGCGACCGGATCGGCATCGTCGGCCGCAACGGCGACGGCAAGTCGAGCCTGCTCGCGATGCTGGCCGGACGTCTCGAGCCGGATGCCGGGCGCGTCACGGTCCGCGGTGGGACGACCATCGGCGTTCTCGACCAGGCGGACACCCTGCACGATGAGCTCACCGTCGGCGCGGCCGTCGTCGGCGACACACCGGAGCACGAGTGGGCCGGCGACGCGCGCGTGCGCGACGTCATCTCCGGTCTCCTCTCCGACCTGGACTGGGATGCCCCGGTGGCGGCGCTCAGCGGCGGTCAGCGTCGCCGCGTGGCGCTCGCCGCGCTGCTGGCCGGCGACTGGGACGTGATCGCCCTGGACGAGCCGACGAACCACCTCGACGTCGAGGCGATCACCTGGCTGGCCGAGCATCTGAAGACCCGCTGGGCGCGTAACGCGGGCGCGCTGCTGGTCGTCACCCATGACCGCTGGTTCCTCGACGAGGTATGCACGGCGACCTGGGAGGTGCACGACCGGATCGTGGAGCCGTTCGAAGGCGGCTACGCGGCCTACATCCTGCAGCGTGTCGAACGCGACCGGATGGCGGCGGCGACCGAGGCGAAGCGGCAGAACCTGGCCCGCAAGGAGCTCGCGTGGCTGCGCCGCGGGGCGCCCGCCCGCACCAGCAAGCCCAAGTTCCGCATCGACGCGGCGAACGCGCTGATCGCCGACGTGCCGCCGGTGCGCGACAGCGTGTCGCTGCAGTCGCTCGCGGTCGCCCGACTCGGCAAGGACGTCGTCGATCTGCTCGACGCCGGGGTGGCCTACGGGGACCGGGAGGTCCTGCGCGACGTCGAGTGGCGGATCGCACCGGGGGAGCGCACCGGCATCCTCGGCGTGAACGGCGCCGGGAAGTCGACGCTGCTCGGCCTCGTCACCGGCACCGTGCAGCCCACCAGCGGACGGGTCAAGCGCGGCAAGACCGTCCAGGTGCGCACGCTCACGCAGCGCCTGGACGAGCTGGAGGAGGTGTGGGACGAGCCGGTGCGCACGGTCGTCGGCCGCCTGCGCACCTCCTACACCTTCGGCGCCGGCTCGAAGGCGCAGGAGCTCACCCCGGGCCAGCTCCTCGAGCGCCTCGGGTTCTCCTCGGCGCAGCTGTCCACGCCGGTGAAGGACCTCTCCGGCGGGCAGCAGCGCCGGATGCAGCTGCTGCTGGTGCTGCTCGACCAGCCGAACGTGCTCATCCTGGACGAGCCGACGAACGACATGGACACCGACATGCTCGCCGCCATCGAGGATCTGCTCGACTCCTGGCCGGGCACGCTGATCGTGGTGTCCCACGACCGCTACTTCCTGGAACGCGTCACCGACCAGCAGTACGCGATCCTCCCCGGCCCCGACGGGGTGGGGCGGCTGCGGCACCTCCCGGGTGGGGTGGACGAGTACCTGCGTCTGCGGGCTCTGGAGGTGCGCTCCTCGGGAGAGCAGCGCGGCGACCAGATCACGAGCGCCGAGTCGCAGCCGCGCCCCGGACTGGAGGGCGCCGCCCGACGCACGGCCGAAAAGGAGCTCGCCGCGCTGGAGCGGCGGATGCAGAAGCTGAACGACCAGATCGACCGGGCCAAGCACGCGCTCGCCGACCACGACCAGTCCGACTACGCGGGGCTCGGCGAGAAGATGAAGGCGATCCAGGCGCAGCAGGACGAGGTCGAGGAGCTCGAGCTGCGCTGGTTCGAGCTCACCGAGAAGCTCGGTTGA